CAAGATGAAACTGGCCGGGCCTATGGTCATGGGCGTCGGGTTGTTCATCTTCATCTGCGCCGCTAGCCTGCTCTACGAGAATCGAGATCGAGAGATCCACATGCTGAAGAAGTGCAAAGACCCTGAGGACAGGAAGGGAGACTGGGAGGACTGGCAAGAACAAGCCATCTTCAGTGGGCAGAAACAGTGGGAGATTAGAGACGAGGAACAGGATAGGAGCCTCTACCCTCCTTGTTTGTCTTGCAAGAACATTGAGGACATCAATAAATCACTGCAACGTCATCTAGATGCAGAAGATGAAGCTGAGAGGGAGGGCAAGTCGACACTTGTGGCTCAAGTTCTGCACCACCAGGAGCCAAGTCCTCATTCGTCTTCCCTCGGACATTCCGGTCCTCACCCCTCTGCCTTCCCGGACAAGTCCAGCAAGATTAACACACGGACCTGCTCTGCACTCCCCGAGCCTTGATCATCTTCACGGGAGTGCGAGGAACGCTATCTCCCACCAACACATGTTTGTCTTGTAAATGTTTGGGCGCCTCAGAGGGGTGCTGCATTCCAAATTTTTGGCAAGTCGGACAAATTCCATATGGAACTTATGGGGTCGGCGGGTTGAGCTTTTCAGTtgaaggtttaaaaaaaaaaaaaagtctggcgACCTATTTAAGTGTGTCATCtactattaaaaaatatatatttgagaTAGTGGGAATGCCAAAATCGGACCATATTGTTTTGACGtgcagctttatttatttcattttccattcatGCAGTGAACCTGGAACTATTTATCTTTGCACGACTTTCCATTCAGAACAAGTTGTGACAAATGCTATATCACCAATAAATGCAGATATCAATATATATCATTTTCAGGGCTACTCGTACTGTTACAGTTCCTAAAATACTTCCAAAGGCGGGAAACTGCAGAATTCAGTTTCGCTTGTTTTTAATCGTTTTTAATTATCGTTTGTTATGATTTTTCCGGAACAAAAGAAGCTAAAGACTCacgattttttttggtctcaccgactcaaaactttttttgttcttccttCCCGACCATTTTAGgactttttccaaaatgtatttcacgTCAGAGGATACCACACCTCACTGTTTACTTGGGCTTTTCTCGGACAGGGTTCAGTTTAAGAGGATCAGGCAGATTAGGTGCCAAATCAGTCTACATCTTATCTCAGGCGTACTATAATCTATCGTCTTTATCTGAGGAAACGGTTTCTTGGTCCAAAACGAGATGCTACGTCAAGGCTACACTCCTCTCACTCCACACCTACAGCCTGGCTATAAATACCTGCCGGGGCTCTGCATTCTTTAAATTCACAATGTCCGTCCATCTCTTTTTCCCTTTAGTGTGGTCAAGCGGGGTGTTCAAGAATTTCAATTATCGCTTGGATGGAAAAGAAGGATGGCATTTAAAaagagggagaggggggggggaattccGATGAGGCTATTGAGTTTTCCCAGACGCAGCAGAAGCGGGGAAAAGCTTGGCCCTCCCGCTATCCTGACCTTTTCACGCTAtgctttctttaaaaaatcCAGCAGGTGAAGCGCTTTACGCCGCCGCATGGAGTTTAATAGTCGCTTTAGGCTcagggaatgtttttttttcccctgctgtTGAAGTGTACAAGTCATTTGCATGCCTCCAACCCGCTAGCGCGCAGCGGAGGCTTTTTGTGTGGGCAGGATGTGCTGAGATGCGATTCATTCTGCGGCAGCGCGAAGTTGCGAGCGCATCTTGCAACAAGCTGCCAGGCATTCACGCAACTCAAGTGATTCTCAGCGAGAGATGTGTGACACCACGGGACATTCAAGAATTCCCTTCTGATGATGCTGTTAAGATTTGTCATGTACTGGATCTCATTGTAAATATCTTATGCCCCGCCCACAAAAATTGTGGACATGCTGCtctgaaaatactttttactTTCCCCCACATAActactttatttctttttgtatgGAATTCTTCTACACCCACCATAGCAAATGTTTCCCAGCAGACTCCGTTTAATCGCTTCACATCAAATTTAAAggcagtaaaaataaaatggactgaCTGGACTTTTCAGCATTGGTTGCTTCTGCAATACTAACTTGAAAATGCTCCACCAGTTATGCAATCCAAGCAATGTAGTTTTCATGCGGCATTGTGAatcaaactgtgtgtgtgtgtgtattaagCAGACGGACAGTAGGACGTAAGCCTCTTAACTTAGCGCTGACTCAGGACACATGCAGTTTTGCTGctctgaaacacacacacaagccgtgaaaaaaaaaaaaaaaggtgtgatGGCGAGAAGCAACCAGgctgaaaatgttcatttaattTCGCCTACAACCGAGTGAGTTTGGTATAATGAGGGACAAGCTTTGGCGTCATCCTCCCCCTCATCCTCACGAAGcttcaaatgtgtcatttctACTGTGTCGCACATGTTGGAAATGCTAATCAACCAAATGGCGATCATGATAATTAAGTAAAAGACAATATCTTTAATTTGATGGTCGGGTAGTaggacatgtttttgtttcggGTATCCAGCACCTGATTAGTGGTGATGAGAAAACAGAGGCATCACTGACTACTAATCCAATTTGAAACTCTCCGCTCGACTTTGCCGCCGTCACAGTGGAAAGAACAGGAAAAGTATCCCGCAGACAATGAGAGGactaatgttttttgttttggcaatTGTGATGTTCTCGTATGCTCAAGGTAAGACAACATCTGGAAATTAGTCATCAACAGGCCTCAAGTCACACAATTCTAGCGGGGCAGCCTGCTGGTTATATTAGTGTTAGTAAAATAACAGTTGTGTTTAATCCTATCGGAGAactttcatttatggttacaTACAGAAAGTCATTTTAAGTTCATTTGAATATAATTTTAAGTGCAAGTCTAGAGCAGACAGggggaaaatgtcaaatattggTTTCCAAATGTATTGATTAATTTACTCGGTCCAGATATTTATCAGATCTGTTAAGATTGTGATATTTCAAAGTTACAAACAATTagtgtgttattgtttttgcCGAGACGGGGTAAAGCCCTTGCTCCAGCTAATGAGATGAAGACGGATGAGGACTTAACGGCAACTCATCTCACGAGCTCAAGTAGCCATTGAATGGCTTTACGCTCAAACGTAGAATTACTGACCGAGCGATATTGAAATGTATCTTCGATGATATTTAAAAAGGTTAGATTTATACCATAAAATTACACCAACACTGAATTTGGAATAAACTGTTCTGTCGCTGTTATGGAAAACCTGAATTAGCATCTGGAATAgagtgaaatgttttgttatgACCGTTACTTATGAGAGTTAATCAGAAAAGACTACCTGTGTGGGCTCAGGTGAGGAAaaggaggagctggagcagATGttggagaaagaggaggaactGCTGCAGTGTTTCCGTTGTGATCTGGGCTTCTGGGACACATGTTACACCACGGAAACCAACTGCAGCCTCGGGGAGCGATGCTTCACGGGCCGCGGGAAGGCAGGTAGGTGTCTTCTGTATAGTACTGGGAGAACTTTGGCATGGCGGAAGATGTACGACTGAGCAGTACTGCtcatctgaaacaaaaaacaagtatcaaatgtcatgtttcaaatgtgtttcctCCTCAGTTGATGTTCTGGATGTAAAGACGCTCGGCTGTGTCAAAGCAGAGGAGTGCAACGTGGAGAGCAGCGTGGAGCTCTTCTCCAACAACACCGTCTTCACCATGACCAAATATTGTTGCGACACCCCTTTCTGCAATGCTGCGTTGAAATCATCAGCGGACACGCTTTTGTGGGTCGCTGTAGCGTTTTTGATATCCTGGAACGTCACGAGGGTCTCAACACACTGAGAAGCCAACGTTGATTGAATCTGTGTGTGCTGCCAATAGACTCTTCCCACATGGTGAAAATGACAACTCACCCGAGTGACGCATTTTTGCATGACCTGTTCCGAAATAAagatacaaaaacaattttgccAGATACATAGGTCTTAATTTAGTTTCGAACCACTATGTTGTCAAACAATGTGAACAGTTCCAACAAAAACATCCGAATTGGAAACTAAGTGACGCAGTAGGACACTTCAGGTGTTCAGCCTCtgtccagcagagggcagaaCTTCCTCTTTCAAGAAGCGCTGCAAGTCCAGATTGTCATCATCCAGGTCCAGGCTCATAAATTTCTCCACCACGGTCGTGTATCTGTCAAACAACACACCTGGATGTCCACTCCACGATGCTTCTGGCTAAACAAAAGAATCGGACAAACCTATCGGCCTCCTCGTCTGATTTATCAATACGTTTGATGGCTTTTCCTGTCCTGTAGAGTTCTGACACTTCCACTCCTCTCTGTACAACCTCAACAGGCAAGCCAGCCAATCTGGCGACATTGGCAGCATAACTGGATTGGCAGATGCCTTCCTTCAATTGGTACAGAAACACCAGCTCATCCCCATCCACTGCCGTCTCAAGCGTCTGAAACATAAACATCATGTCCGCTCCAGGCTTCCATTTCAACAATGGAGTCAGAGCATCTGTTAGTACCAGAAGAGACAGCAGGTTGGAGGTGGGTAAGAGGCCCAGTTGCAGCAAACTGTGAAAATTAGTGGCCAGCAGGATGTGAGGAACATCAACCGGAGCTTTGTTCAGCCAATGAGAGATGGTTGCAGCCAGTAGGGACAAGCCGTCCACCTGTAAGAGCAAATAGTTCAAATCACCATGCAAAGCCTTGGAATGCACAGTCAAAACAATTCACCTTTAAAAACAGCATTATGCAAAGCCAGAATGTCCGATAAAAAGTCTACAGACGTATTCAGGTGTAAATGTTGCCTCCGAGACAGCTGCGGTTTTAGTTCATGGCGGTAATAAAGCGTTAAAGCTCCCATTTGTGTTGCCTCGGAAGCAGAACACACTCTTTTATGCAAAAACTGCCTCCTGCGCATCTTAGTGCAGATTTAAACAGTTCAGCCTGTGCGATCGGAACAACAAATGTCAAGCTCGTGGGGGATTTTCTAAATAAATAGGTTACAATGTGGCAACTGGGACGATACCATGAATTATTAACTAAATATCACCCTTTTGATCAAAACGGAGCATTATTATTCTtgaaaaatccaaattatgGATTGAATTTCATTCGATGATGCAAACGGTGTTGAATGTTGCACTTCGGCTGCAGCTCTGCGTTGAATAATACATGCCGGCTCGTTTTAGTGAGAATATTTCCCTATGCAAGAAGGCAAATATATTCCTTACGGTGTTAGTCCCTTTTCCAAATTCATCAATGAGCACTAATGAGTTGCCCGTGCTGCTGTGAAGTGTCTGGGAcatctggaaaataaaaaaaacggtttttgtttgtgggctGGGGAAATATTTTGAGAGTGGGTGCAAtgacttttcatttattttccacaGTGAGAATGAATTGATACCAACCTGGTTGAGGTCAATCATGAAGGTACTGAGACCCACGGACACGGATTCTCGGCCCGGCATGCAGGTGAATATTCCGTCCACCAAGCCTATCTCCGCACCCTTGGCTGGCACGTCAGAGCCGACGTGAGCCATGAAGACGATCAGACCGACCTAGTGAAGACATGGGTTATCAACAAATGACGTAGTCTAAACATAACATCGCCATGTTGAGTCGAGGACTTTACAACATGAGCACTGTTTGAATGTACAGATAAAATTGTGATAGGGTTGATATGATTTGAGTAGGTTTTGTTCTATCTTAGCTTAAGCTCAAGatccttgaattttttttttttttttttttacctgtttgAGATAGATGCTCTTCCCAGATGAGTTGGGTCCTGTGATGATTTTGATCCTGCCCTGTGACTCAAGGCCCTCAAAGGAGTTAGCCACAAACACAGGAGAGCACACCTCCAACAACGGGTGTCTGGTGAGTAAAATAGCagccgttttgtttttcacaatacgatcatttcaaaatatttgatcagtGCCAACCTGCCCTGATTGATCGATATTGCTTTGCGGCTGATTAGCTTGGGTGAGGTGTAGCCGTACTCCTGGGAGACTTTACTCAGCGACATTAGACAGTCCAGCTCGGCAGCCAGATCCAGAACCTTCACAACGTGAACAATCAGGAATGAAGACGTGTAACATATTGCATGACAACCTTATAGAGAGAGTCGCTCCTCTCCAAAATGGCGTTTTGTAGCTGATTCATGACAGCTGTTTCCATGTCTAGGAGAAAGACGGTTTATGATGAGAAGAGTATTTTATTCAGTAgtgttctgctttttttttttttagagtaaCCAACCTCTGATGTCACAGTGCAAATCTCCCATGAGCTCATCCACCTCTTTGGTCCTCTGGTTGCGGTAGTTCAAGTGATCTTCTGATAGAAACTAGCGCACATGTCACACACATGaaaacattgatgttttttcttaGAAATGATTTGCCCCCTTTTAGTATTTAAGATCTGACATCCAATAAATTACAATTTCATCTGGGAACATCCTTTGACCAATTCCAACCTAATAGAGGTTGGACATAATAAGTGATGAGTCATCAATATCATCATAAGCGATTCTCCCATTTCTTCAAAGGTTTTTATCTTCTATAGCATTGGATCATAGATCATATTAATAAACCCACCATGAACTCAAGACCCTCGATCTCAAAATCTTGTTTCGTCACCATATTAGGCGGCCGCGGAACACAGAGCAAGAACCCGATCTGGTGGAAGAGATATGAATGAGTCgcataaaaaaagattgtggaagatattgtaaatgagaaagtAAAGAAGAAGACCAAAGGGATGTAGACGATGCAGCAGGAGGTGAATCTGCGATCCAGGTGCGCCAGCTCTCTTCTAGCAACATCCGACAGGAAGGTGGACAAGCCCGCCATTTGTCTTTTCTCTGACGGAGAAAAACAGCATAGAGTTGACTTCTTAGCCACTCTTATTAAATCCTTGTAtattgaaaacaatttaatttaatactCACTTTCATCGATTGCCGGATCTATGTTTGGTTTGACGGTAAAGCGGTTCTCAACTACACTGttttcaaagtcaacctgTGTGCCAGCAACAGGAAATATTCGGCTTGTGacgtgtcacttaaaaaaacgaGAACATCTCATCTGGTACCACGCGGCTGATGAGCGAAGCGATGTATTGGAGGTCATCAGAGAAGCGTTCGCTGATGTCCCGGAACAGTTGAATGGATTGAGGAAGGTGTCGTACTGTGTCTCTGATATAAACTGCATTGTGCAccgtctaaaaaaaaaaaaaaatcacacaatcAGATCCAGAAAATGCTCGTTCATGATTGTACGAATTGATTTTACCTTGTAAAGACTCTGCCAATCTGTCACTTTggtgtgtgagagagacatCCTACGCAAAAGAGTCTACAACACAAAAAGCTTTTATGACAAGGTGAACAACCGCAGACGTAGCAAAAAGGGCACAAAAAAGTACCGGGATGTTTCTGATGTTACGTAGTGACGTCCGCAAAGTGTCCAGGTAGTCTGAATTCCGAGGCGACGTGAAGAAGCGGATCACTTCCTGTCGTCGGTTCAACACGGCGAGGTCAATCGTTGGCCGCAAGAACCACTGACTGGGATGGGAGGAGGACATTGTGATCTTAAACActtcaataaaatatatttaaaagttAACCTAGCACATTCTCACCGGAGCAGTTTGGATCCAAACCTGCAACTGCAGCAGTTTAATAATCCTGCAAGGTACAATACAGATTAAAAGCATTATATAATATCCTTGGTCAGAAAAGTATCTGGGTCTTTCGTATTTTACCGTAAAGGCTGAATCCTTCTTTTTCACCCGAATGAAGTTTATACACAGATGGGTGAAGCTCTGATTTGAAGATCTGAAGAACACTGAAAAAATTATGTAaacaaaggaaataaaaatttgaATGTGTATTGATCATCTAACGAATAGTCAACTGTTCGCTAATTTTACCATTGGCCCACTTACCTGTATGCTTCCCTGTCAATGTACAACACACCTTTACTGTGTTGgggaaatataaaaaacaatagtcataaaaaaaaaatgatgttctGCATTGATTTAGGCGTGCCTTACAGCGTGTAGGCACTGAAATGCAGGATGGGAACAGCAACACTGCTGTCTTCCAGCTCAACTCCCACTCTCCTCCTGTCCATGCATTTTAGAAGAGCGCCAAGTGCCCTCAGCTACGTCCAATcggcacacagacacacgccaATTCATCAATTTAATAAAAGTGGCACTTGACGAGTTGGAATGAAGAATTAACAGCCGGCTCACCATGAGGGGGGAGTCAAAGGAGATACAGGAGGCGAGATAGGCCATCTTCTCTGATTCTGAAATGGAGGCGGGGAGGAAAGGCAGGTGGGCTGAAAGCAGCCTTGTCTTGCCCAGTTCCAGacctgacaaaataaaatacgtgCTTTAAATACTAATTTGTGACCATTAAGTAGGTATAATATGtgcacaaaataattttcctATCATTCTTGGACTGTAAATAGTGTGTTGGAGTTTCTAGTGAAGCTgagatttatattttttgttcatggGAATGATGTTAAACCCACAAATGAGTATTTTTGTGACCGTTATTTCTATTTGATGGCCACAATTGAGTTTTTCGTGGCTTTTTGTGGTTGTACTACTTACCAAAGTCAAGATATGGATAAATAACCACCTCTGGTTTGTAGTCTGGATTTGACTCTGAAAAGAATTAAACAAAAACGCCTTACAAGTTATACAACaacatgttttattgtttatcaCTCTTGCAGGCCGCTATCGTTGCCTTGACCACAGATACTGCTGGCCTGATACATCATGACAACATAACAAGCCCTCTGGCAAAGTCTCTCTGTCCTtgccaaaacattttgttcccATGGACTCACCAAGTTGGATCAGGAAGCGGGTCATGCAACGCTCTTGCTTTGCACTGGTGATAATCACTTGAGGACAAATCTCCTGAATGACTAAATGGTTGAAGAATGATGTTAGACACAAAATGGCGGTTTTAGATGCCATTTTATCAAGCTAGCTAAACATCAAATTAACTTGGTGTGGTTGACCTTAGCCGTTTACAATGTACAATAAATTTATTTAGGGCTATTTAGGTGGAGAACAACTTCTAAATAAGGGTCAAATGTACCTCTGGCCAGAAGGTTTAACTCGTGGTTATCTGGAGTATCAACCATATAGTGGATTGATGAGTCTTTACTGTCATAGAAGCAGAGGCCCACTTGGTTCTGTTGCGCCAAAACGCTCAATAAAATCTAGGACGAACAAACGCCATTAAAGTCTGCGGTTACGTTTTAGTATAGTTTAATGTATGGGTAATAAACCTCGGATTCTTGGTCTTCCTCTGCTGAAGGCAAGGTGCTTCCTCCTGCTGTTTCTTCCATGGCTTCCATTACAGGTTTGAATATTGTGAAGATTGGAGAAATGTGATATTACGAAAGTTTTGGCTAGCAGGTTCATTAAGTTAGCCACGAAAGAAAACCGCCAAAAAGCGAACTTCACGCTTTGAAAACTAATTTAGGACAAAAATACTTATATCGAATTAATTTAACATCGATAACGTTCAGATAAAATGTTAGTAATATAGTAGAAAAAGCGAAAAAGTACTTATTGTTTGGCGGTGTGGCTAAGCTAGGAGCTAACGTTCAATTGTGTGTGTCGCAGGTACGGCGCAGTTTATACGTCTCAACGTGGTTATCCACATCAATGTAAgtagaatttttttcttttttttcagattttttttcttaattactatatcaaaaataattattataaagGCAAATGGTTGTGTTTATAGAATACTCTATATTTCACTAATAGAGTAGCCAAAATTTTACCCAAGAGTACTTTTACTTTTAGAAAAATTCAGTGGAAACTACTGTAATTAGTGGCTTTTCTGAAATGGACAAGTACATGCAGAAACAGACAAGAGCAACGTTGGTTTATgggttatttattttgtgcacacaaaaataattttaacatTGGACACAACAGGACCAATTTCAATCTCAGATcagtacaaaaacatttattccaTTTATTCCTATCGTAAACCACTGTAACATTATGTAAACACTGCACTTAAATATTGCTTAATAAAAACTACTTGAATAACGATTAAATTTACATTAATGTTGTTGCAAATTATACCTAAATaagtgtttgaaaataaacatttgtaatGATGATATGCAAATGTACTTATAAacacaactgaactgtactcAACAAATGTCCTGTACCAGATCAAAACAAGTTTAAGCcaactttaaaaaatgtgagtgATATTTCTATATCACAGATTTCACTTATTTCAAGGTTGTCTGGCAGTAAACTAGTGACTAGAAAGAACGTAGCGCTGAAGAACAGGTGGAAGAGGAAGCTTGTCCACTTGATTTTGCCTCTTTCGGCCCAAATGATGTTGAATGACGAGTCCACACAAAGCCATCAAGCCCGGGGGGTTgcctgagaagaagaaaaagttgtcattttaGTCGTCTCTATCTCTTTCCTGACCCGCAAAGAAAACACTCACGAGTGGCTCCGTTCAGGTATCGGAGTCGTATGCAGGCTCCTCCTCTCACGCTGCTCACGGCTGGGAATAGCGCCACACCACAGGGGAGGTCTTTGAACGCAACACCGAGGAAGTGACCATCAACGACAAATCCAAGAGTCCCTGCGTCTGCATCCAAGACCATGAGGATGCGTTCAGGAATGGGAAAAGGTGTATCTGGCACTTCCAGGCCTGATGGGCTAAGTTGGGAAGACCATGGCGGAATACTTTTAGTGCAACACATTCTCCTCTTTTGTGGGTACGCTCCACGACTTCGTCTGTCATGCCAGAGCTGATTGCTTTGGAGTTCCCAGCCCCACGACTGGGAGTCTGCCCCCACCAGAACATTATAGCCCGAAGCCTGCAGAGGACAGCTCTGCCTGGAGATGCCTAAAACGGCATGGCTTCCTCTATGGTTGGCATTCCACATCACCTCCCACACGTGAAGCCCGTCTTTGACCCCTGTATCTGCCCTCACCCCGTCGCTACTCAACTCCACGGGTAAACGCGTCGCTTCTTCCCTGTCGGCAGACAGCAGGAAATGAGGAGAGCAATGGAGCGAGCTCCAACGTGAGCGACTGTCTCTTGGAGGAACTGGGGAGGAGTTCAGAATGATCTTGAGGCGAGACGACGTCGGGATGGCCAGAGAAGAGAAAACAGAAGAGAAGGAAGATGAATGCTTCTTCGTCCTGTTATGGAACCATGTTGACAGTGAGAGACCCATCGGGATGAACAGATCTGTTGAGTGCCACCACAGAAAAAGAACATATTATTGTTGTACatggcaataataataataggagTTATTATGTTCCACCAGAAATGAATATCTGTATTTCAGCTACCCTAAACAACCttacaaaattacatttttcctCCTCTAAAACATATTAATTTATCATTATGAGGCTTCCATAAAAAGTAGGCAACTTTTCAATTTTTACGACATATTAATCAACAGCACAGAGCTAAATCAGAGTCATAATTGTTATAGTCTTACTTGTGATGCTGTCTTCCGTACGTCTGTGGGCCGTCCACCGCATATATTTGCGCTTAAGTCGCGTCCATTATATAGCACTCTTATCGGACGCGTCGTGCGTACGCGCACCGCGTTAACGTAAGCGCCGCCCGTGTTGTCAACGTTGTTTTGACGATCTCCGGAACAGGAACGCCGCTGTCCATCAACCCGCACTCGTCTGACGCCAAGGGATTGTTGTTTGGGGAATGACAGCTGCAACAACATACCGCTAACGTGTTCTATAATGGACGTAAACAAAAATGGTGAAACATAAGAAGAGGAGTAAACTCGGGCTTTTAATTAACAAAacgataaaaatgaaataaaacccAAAGCGGCTCATTTTGTTCCCCAAGATGCGCATGCGCTGTTAGGTTTGGGTATTTTCCCTCAAATATAACTTACAGGCAGCGTGGTGATCAGCAGGGGTGCgcatgaatttatttttatattctaAAAAGAGCAGTCTTAGTGtttggaatttatttttttccccagaccCACCGTTGGAAGATTTAAGCCACATTTGGGCAAGGTTTATCTGGAACATATAGACCCAAAACTATACATATCCAAATCTACAAATAATTAATTATCatatcaaaacacaaatcgTCAGATCTACcatataatcataataataatggaaTAAATACACTTCAATTCCATGTTcaacaatatatttaattcACCCTGCAATACTGCATTCTACCAGCAAGTGGCGACAAAATTCCGTAAATACCTTCGAGGTTTCGAGTGCATGTAGCCGCCTGTTGGTGCTGTTTTTTGGGCATGTGGCTCTGAAGCTCAGGGCTGCCTCCCTCCCTGACTCTGGCTGGTCGATGAAAAAGAAAGCTAGGAAAAGAGGGGCTGTGGATCCGCCACGGGAGACAAGAAACGACTTTAATTTGGGACTGCTGATGCTGCTAAACATGGAGCGCCGCCGCCTTCACGGACTAATCGGGGCAAATACCGATGAGGGCGTTTGTTGAGTTTATTAAAGCCCAAAAGATTCGGCAGAtactttgcttcttttttccccctttttgttttttttagccgtTGATACTCCCATCTGCAATGATGCGGGCTGTGGAAGGAAAAGGGAGTTGGACCACCGTGCTTGTACTCTTCGTTATCGGATTGCTCGTTTCAGAAGGCTCCAGCAAAACCACGGAGGATGGTAAAGACTCACGCCGAACATCTCGGTCCACTTTGACCCGTCTTAAGAAAGCGAATTGCTCGTAGGCTAATGGTACTGCTAGCCTGGCGGGATGCTGATGGGACCCAAACTTAGCTAGCTGCATGTTAGCCGTGCTAACCGGAGGCTGGGGGAAACTTGTTCACAGTTTCTGCTTCATTTCCATCTTTGTGGTTATCACTTTTTCATTAAGCGCCACATTTAACCAGATTTACTTTGGTCTGTTTATCTATTGTATTTCCAGGCATTCAACCATATTGCCCAGAGCAGAGGGAGGTGACCTGCTGTTTATTCCGTGATCAATAGAAAGTCATATTTGCTGTCAAACCTTCACATTCACTCAATGGACAATTAAAAGTTGATTCAGTATATGGCCAGTTTGCAAAACAGGTGCAATTTCATCATCGGACAACCAATAACCTTTACAGAACTGTATCGGTTGTAATCGTGCAGCCAACACAAATTGTATGCTTTGTTGTTGAGTACAAAAGGCAGCTACTTCATTAATTGCATCTTGGGAATTAAAGACCGGCTTAAACTGAAAACCGATTAGTTCATTTGCCAGCTCTGTTTTTGAGCCTAAAAGTGTGAACGAGGCATGACACAACTgggaagtcttttttttttttatgcccttATCCTCCATATGGCGCTCAAGACGATAATGATATGAAGTGGGAAAGGTGTTTTGCTTTCTGGTTCTTCTGGCTTCCCATGACAGAGTGCAGAAGAGATGCTTAGCTTGTTTAACAATGATGTCACCCCCGCTGATTTATTGAATGAGAGCTGGGAGGGGTCTGTTGCATTTGTGAGTTCTTGCCTGTCATTCCAGGCTCTCCCACGGGAGTGTTTTTTAAAGTGAGTGCAGCTGGTACCCCTAACAACAGATCCCTGGGAGTGGAACAGGAAGTGAGGTCGTGACACGCACTGAG
This DNA window, taken from Syngnathus acus chromosome 16, fSynAcu1.2, whole genome shotgun sequence, encodes the following:
- the LOC119136227 gene encoding SPRY domain-containing SOCS box protein 4 isoform X2; protein product: MRWTAHRRTEDSITNLFIPMGLSLSTWFHNRTKKHSSSFSSVFSSLAIPTSSRLKIILNSSPVPPRDSRSRWSSLHCSPHFLLSADREEATRLPVELSSDGVRADTGVKDGLHVWEVMWNANHRGSHAVLGISRQSCPLQASGYNVLVGADSQSWGWELQSNQLWHDRRSRGAYPQKRRMCCTKSIPPWSSQLSPSGLEVPDTPFPIPERILMVLDADAGTLGFVVDGHFLGVAFKDLPCGVALFPAVSSVRGGACIRLRYLNGATRNPPGLMALCGLVIQHHLGRKRQNQVDKLPLPPVLQRYVLSSH
- the LOC119136227 gene encoding SPRY domain-containing SOCS box protein 4 isoform X1; translated protein: MRWTAHRRTEDSITTDLFIPMGLSLSTWFHNRTKKHSSSFSSVFSSLAIPTSSRLKIILNSSPVPPRDSRSRWSSLHCSPHFLLSADREEATRLPVELSSDGVRADTGVKDGLHVWEVMWNANHRGSHAVLGISRQSCPLQASGYNVLVGADSQSWGWELQSNQLWHDRRSRGAYPQKRRMCCTKSIPPWSSQLSPSGLEVPDTPFPIPERILMVLDADAGTLGFVVDGHFLGVAFKDLPCGVALFPAVSSVRGGACIRLRYLNGATRNPPGLMALCGLVIQHHLGRKRQNQVDKLPLPPVLQRYVLSSH